A genomic window from Populus nigra chromosome 7, ddPopNigr1.1, whole genome shotgun sequence includes:
- the LOC133699567 gene encoding zinc finger protein GIS2-like — MSSDTRSQSRSRSRSRSPMDRRIRSDRFSYRGAPYRRESRRGYSQSNLCKNCKRPGHYARECPNVAICHNCGLPGHIASECTTKSLCWNCREPGHMASNCPNEGICHTCGKAGHRAKECTAPPMPPGDLRLCNNCYKQGHIAADCTNDKACNNCRKTGHLARECPNEPICNMCNVAGHVARQCPKSNMLGDRGGMRSGGYQDIVCRNCHQYGHMSRDCMGPLMICHNCGGRGHRAIECPSGRMMDRYPQRFYR; from the exons ATGAGTTCTGACACTAGGAGCCAAAGCAGGAGCAGGAGCAGGAGCAGGAGCCCAATGGATCGTAGGATCCGCTCTGATCGCTTTTCCTATCGTGGTGCACCTTACAGACGAGAGTCACGTCGGGGTTACAG CCAAAGCAATCTGTGCAAGAACTGCAAACGACCAGGTCATTATGCTAGAGAGTGCCCCAATGTGGCAATTTGTCACAACTGTGGCCTTCCCGg GCATATTGCTTCAGAATGCACCACAAAATCCTTATGCTGGAACTGTCGGGAACCTGGGCACATGGCCAGCAATTGTCCAAATGAAGGAATCTGCCACACCTGTGGAAAGGCTGGGCATCGAGCTAAAGAGTGCACAGCTCCACCCATGCCACCTGGGGACTTGAGGTTATGCAACAACTGCTATAAGCAGGGCCATATTGCAGCTGACTGTACAAATGACAAAGCATGCAACAACTGTAGGAAAACAGGTCACCTTGCACGTGAGTGCCCCAATGAGCCTATTTGCAACATGTGCAATGTTGCTGGGCATGTAGCTAGGCAGTGCCCAAAATCAAACATGCTTGGAGATCGGGGAGGTATGCGCAGTGGTGGTTACCAAGACATTGTATGCAGGAACTGCCACCAGTATGGACATATGAGCAGGGATTGCATGGGCCCCTTGATGATCTGTCACAACTGTGGGGGCCGAGGACACCGGGCAATTGAGTGCCCTTCTGGGAGGATGATGGACCGCTATCCACAGAGGTTCTACCGTTGA
- the LOC133699007 gene encoding endoglucanase 24-like: MKNLSPPRYALLFTALLAQLPLFQSSYHEYQDALSKSILFFEGQRSGYLPQDQRVTWRANSGLSDGWTYNTDLTGGYYDAGDNVKFGFPMAFTTTMLAWSVNEFGDLMPPNELRNSLVAIRWATDYLLKTVSQPNRIFVQVGDPNGDHICWERPEDMDTSRIVYAVDAPNPASDVAGETAAALAASSMAFRSSDPGYAETLLRNAINAFQFADSYRGAYSDNSNIKDGACPFYCDFDGYQDELLWGAAWLRRASYDDTYLSFLQNNAETLGADENINEFGWDNKHAGLNVLVSKEVLEGNMYSLQSYKESADSFMCTLIPESSSSHVEYTPGGLIYKPGGSNLQHATTISFLLLAYANYLERTSQSVNCGNVNVGPYSLRQQAKRQVDYILGDNPLGLSYMVGYSDHYPQRIHHRGSSLPSVKDHPDVIACKEGSIYCNSSNPNPNVHVGAIVGGPSEDDSYEDSRDDFRKSEPTTYINAPFVGVLAYFAANPSFS; this comes from the exons ATGAAGAACCTCTCTCCTCCCCGTTACGCTCTTCTTTTCACTGCACTGCTCGCTCAATTACCCCTGTTTCAGTCAAGCTATCACGAGTACCAAGATGCATTATCAAAGTCCATTCTTTTCTTCGAGGGTCAAAGGTCAGGCTATTTGCCACAAGACCAACGCGTAACTTGGCGTGCTAATTCAGGCCTAAGTGATGGGTGGACATATAATACAGACCTGACTGGTGGCTACTATGATGCCGGTGATAATGTCAAGTTTGGCTTCCCCATGGCATTTACAACTACAATGTTGGCGTGGAGTGTGAATGAATTTGGAGACTTAATGCCTCCGAATGAGTTGAGAAATAGCTTAGTTGCCATTCGTTGGGCCACCGATTATCTGCTCAAGACTGTTTCTCAGCCTAACCGGATTTTTGTTCAG GTGGGGGATCCAAACGGAGACCATATTTGCTGGGAAAGACCAGAGGACATGGATACTTCTAGGATTGTTTATGCTGTGGATGCGCCAAACCCGGCATCTGATGTTGCCGGTGAGACTGCGGCAGCCTTGGCAGCTTCATCTATGGCATTTCGATCGTCGGACCCGGGATATGCAGAAACATTACTAAGAAACGCCATTAATGCCTTCCAATTTGCTGATAGTTACAGAGGAGCTTATAGTGACAACTCCAATATTAAAGATGGTGCATGCCCATTCTATTGCGATTTTGATGGTTATCAA GATGAGTTGCTATGGGGAGCAGCATGGCTTAGGAGGGCATCTTACGATGACACTTACCTTAGTTTCTTACAGAACAATGCGGAGACCCTGGGAGctgatgaaaatattaatgaatttggGTGGGACAACAAGCATGCTGGCCTTAATGTTCTTGTCTCAAAG GAAGTTCTAGAAGGAAACATGTACTCTCTCCAGTCATACAAAGAATCAGCTGATAGCTTCATGTGCACCCTCATACCTGAATCATCATCCTCTCACGTGGAATACACTCCCGGTGGCCTAATCTACAAGCCAGGAGGCAGCAACCTGCAGCATGCAACAACGATCTCATTTTTGCTACTTGCTTATGCAAATTACCTAGAAAGAACATCGCAATCTGTCAATTGTGGAAATGTAAATGTCGGTCCATATTCACTTCGGCAACAGGCTAAGAGGCAAGTTGATTACATTTTAGGAGATAACCCTTTGGGATTGTCTTATATGGTCGGATATAGCGACCATTATCCTCAACGGATTCATCACCGTGGATCATCGTTGCCGTCGGTTAAGGATCATCCTGATGTTATAGCTTGCAAAGAAGGTTCAATCTACTGCAATTCatcaaaccctaaccctaacgtTCATGTTGGGGCTATTGTGGGTGGACCTAGCGAAGATGATTCATACGAAGATAGTCGAGATGATTTTAGAAAATCCGAGCCAACAACGTATATTAATGCACCATTTGTTGGTGTGCTTGCTTATTTTGCAGCAAATCCCAGTTTTAGTTGA